From a single Herbiconiux sp. SALV-R1 genomic region:
- a CDS encoding 1-acyl-sn-glycerol-3-phosphate acyltransferase translates to MFKTVARGLVRPVSKVVFRPTVLGRASVPLTGPVLFASNHLSFMDSVAITLLAPRDVRFLAKSEYFTGTGAKGRASKLFFESIGAIPVDRSSTTAAQDSLDRGREVLEASGAFAIYPEGTRSRDGRLYKGRTGVAWLALTTGSPIVPVALTGTQELLPVDATVPRIRPVTVQFGEPIDPAPYGEAGSARARRRLTDDVMAAIGSMSGQELAGAYNEPPATTVVERVRRALHRNDPE, encoded by the coding sequence ATGTTCAAGACGGTGGCGCGCGGTCTTGTTCGGCCCGTCTCGAAAGTCGTCTTCCGGCCTACCGTCCTGGGCCGAGCATCCGTTCCATTGACGGGGCCGGTGCTGTTCGCGAGCAACCACCTGAGCTTCATGGACAGCGTCGCGATCACCCTCCTCGCGCCGCGCGACGTGAGGTTTCTCGCGAAGTCGGAGTACTTCACCGGCACCGGCGCCAAGGGCCGCGCGTCGAAGCTCTTCTTCGAGTCGATCGGCGCCATCCCCGTCGACCGCTCGAGCACGACCGCCGCGCAAGACTCGCTCGATCGCGGCCGCGAGGTGCTCGAGGCCAGCGGGGCCTTCGCGATCTACCCCGAGGGCACGCGCTCGCGCGACGGCCGCCTCTACAAGGGGCGCACCGGGGTGGCGTGGCTCGCCCTCACCACCGGGAGCCCGATCGTGCCGGTCGCCCTCACCGGAACCCAGGAGCTGTTGCCGGTCGACGCGACCGTGCCGCGCATCCGCCCCGTCACCGTGCAGTTCGGCGAGCCCATCGACCCCGCCCCGTACGGCGAGGCGGGTTCAGCCCGGGCCCGCCGTCGCCTCACCGACGACGTCATGGCCGCCATCGGCAGCATGTCGGGCCAGGAACTCGCCGGCGCCTACAACGAGCCCCCCGCCACCACCGTCGTCGAACGCGTCCGCCGCGCCCTCCACCGCAACGACCCCGAGTAG
- a CDS encoding metal ABC transporter ATP-binding protein — MSPSLHPASDGPSSGSVASPVVPELLVSLRAARVDLGGRTVLHPVDMEVRRGEIVVIAGANGAGKTTLLEVVAGVRPVTSGSRAVAGSAAFVPQRAAVPDDLPVTVRDVVSVGAWGRAGLGKPLGRAAREGIADGLRRLHITSLARRPYARLSGGQRQRALLAQAVARGADLLLLDEPTTGLDDESSARILAVLHEEAARGAGVLCVSHDPAVIAAADRVLRLEDGQLAP, encoded by the coding sequence ATGTCGCCCTCGCTGCACCCTGCGTCGGATGGTCCGTCCTCCGGCTCGGTCGCTTCGCCCGTCGTGCCCGAGCTGCTCGTCTCGCTGCGGGCGGCGCGGGTCGACCTCGGCGGTCGCACGGTGCTGCATCCTGTCGACATGGAGGTGCGGCGGGGTGAGATCGTCGTGATCGCCGGCGCGAACGGGGCCGGCAAGACGACCCTGCTGGAGGTCGTGGCGGGCGTGCGGCCGGTGACGTCCGGCAGCCGCGCGGTCGCCGGGTCGGCGGCGTTCGTTCCCCAGCGCGCGGCGGTCCCCGACGACCTGCCCGTCACGGTGCGCGACGTGGTGTCGGTCGGTGCATGGGGGAGGGCGGGTCTGGGGAAGCCGCTCGGCCGTGCCGCGCGGGAGGGGATCGCCGACGGCTTGCGGCGCCTGCACATCACCTCGCTGGCGCGGCGCCCGTACGCGCGTCTCTCCGGAGGGCAGCGTCAGCGGGCGCTCCTCGCGCAGGCCGTGGCACGGGGTGCCGACCTGCTCCTGCTCGACGAGCCGACGACCGGCCTCGACGACGAGAGCTCCGCCCGCATCCTCGCCGTTCTGCACGAAGAGGCCGCCCGCGGCGCGGGAGTGCTCTGCGTCTCACACGACCCCGCCGTCATCGCCGCCGCCGACCGCGTACTCCGACTCGAGGACGGGCAGCTCGCGCCGTGA
- a CDS encoding ABC transporter ATP-binding protein has translation MIEATTLTKRYGAKTAVDGVSFTVRPGLVTGFLGPNGAGKSTTMRMIVGLDRPTSGSVTVNGRHYAEHRSPLHEVGALLEAKAVHTGRSARNHLRAIAATHGIPNRRVDEVIDLTGLHSVAGKRVGGFSLGMGQRLGLAAALLGDPATLILDEPVNGLDPEGVLWVRGFVRALAAEGRTVLLSSHLMSEMALTADHIIVIGKGKVIADSPVADIVGSTQTFVRATSPRIDELARRLAHPDVTVTSVAADTVEVRGLAAEVIGDAALAAGVALHELTTVRGSLEDAYMNLTRDEVEYRTTVAPDAAVAR, from the coding sequence ATGATCGAAGCGACAACCCTCACCAAACGTTACGGAGCGAAGACCGCGGTCGACGGCGTGAGCTTCACGGTGCGACCCGGTCTCGTCACCGGGTTCCTCGGCCCGAACGGCGCCGGCAAGTCGACGACCATGCGCATGATCGTGGGCCTCGACCGGCCCACCAGCGGCTCGGTCACCGTCAACGGCCGCCACTACGCCGAGCACCGCTCGCCCCTGCACGAGGTGGGCGCCCTGCTCGAGGCGAAGGCCGTACACACCGGCCGCAGCGCCCGCAACCACCTGCGTGCCATCGCGGCCACCCACGGCATCCCGAACCGGCGCGTCGACGAGGTCATCGACCTCACCGGCCTGCACTCGGTGGCGGGCAAGCGGGTGGGTGGCTTCTCGCTCGGCATGGGCCAGCGGCTGGGCCTCGCAGCGGCGCTGCTCGGCGACCCGGCCACGCTCATCCTCGACGAGCCCGTCAACGGGCTCGACCCCGAGGGCGTGCTCTGGGTGCGCGGCTTCGTGCGGGCGCTCGCCGCCGAAGGGCGCACGGTGCTGCTGTCGAGCCACCTGATGAGCGAGATGGCGCTCACCGCCGACCACATCATCGTGATCGGCAAGGGCAAGGTCATCGCCGACTCCCCGGTGGCCGACATCGTCGGCTCCACCCAGACCTTCGTGCGGGCCACCAGCCCGCGCATCGACGAGCTCGCCCGGCGGCTCGCCCACCCTGACGTGACGGTCACCAGCGTGGCCGCCGACACCGTCGAGGTGCGCGGGCTCGCCGCCGAGGTCATCGGCGACGCCGCGCTCGCCGCCGGGGTCGCCCTGCACGAACTCACCACCGTTCGAGGCTCTCTGGAGGACGCCTACATGAATCTCACCCGTGACGAAGTCGAGTACCGCACCACGGTCGCTCCGGATGCGGCGGTGGCACGATGA
- a CDS encoding PadR family transcriptional regulator: MGKQATEMLKGVLEGIVLAVLAARSGHGYEITAWLREQGFTDIAEGTVYAVLVRIEQRGLVDVEKVPSEKGPPRKVYTLNAEGRRQLDEFWSTWGFLVDRLEQLRTEQEGQ; this comes from the coding sequence ATGGGCAAGCAGGCGACCGAGATGCTCAAGGGCGTGCTCGAGGGCATCGTGCTGGCGGTGCTCGCCGCACGCTCGGGGCACGGGTACGAGATCACGGCGTGGCTGCGCGAGCAGGGCTTCACCGACATCGCCGAGGGCACCGTCTACGCGGTGCTCGTGCGCATCGAGCAGCGCGGGCTGGTCGACGTGGAGAAGGTGCCCTCCGAGAAGGGCCCGCCGCGCAAGGTCTACACGCTGAACGCCGAAGGCCGGCGTCAGCTCGACGAGTTTTGGAGCACCTGGGGCTTCCTCGTCGACCGGCTCGAACAGCTCCGCACGGAGCAGGAAGGACAGTGA
- a CDS encoding ABC transporter, producing MHHRPAALLLTTALTLTLGLTACSSAPTAGPRDGAGAGSESSPATAAPAPATGSGDGDGHGAVAGAAEVAEPQLALTTIDRSGTVTHLDLLDESVTTIGRTGEPHALTTDGRYLFAATDDGVEIVDSGVWTWDHIDHFHYYRAEPRLLGTVAGTGTGGTGTGTATVATTNLSTSGGTGLFFPESGEAVLLDTAALSRGEIAERFRMRTTPHAGMVVPLGSYALVTEPGPASPPDPATASAVPADTVTAYTTEGEATGLAEPCPHAAGTITTRVGAVIGCADGALLATVADDELVLERIPYPTGSTAPAATSFDNREGRPTVAGLAGSDGIWMLDTRARSWSLLPAPTSLAAVTAVDDEEEHVLALSTDGRMLVIDGTDGSLLAQTEPLVAGSLAAGETPRLVADQQRAYLSGPSELMLWEIDFADDARIARSFPTSTEPAFAAETGR from the coding sequence GTGCACCACCGCCCCGCAGCACTCCTCCTGACGACGGCCCTCACCCTCACCCTCGGCCTCACGGCCTGCTCCTCCGCGCCGACCGCCGGCCCGCGTGATGGTGCCGGGGCGGGCAGCGAGTCGTCCCCCGCCACCGCTGCACCCGCTCCCGCGACGGGCTCCGGCGACGGCGACGGGCACGGAGCCGTCGCCGGAGCCGCCGAGGTCGCCGAACCCCAGCTCGCACTCACCACCATCGACCGCTCCGGCACCGTCACCCACCTCGACCTTCTCGACGAGAGCGTCACCACGATCGGTCGCACCGGCGAGCCGCACGCCCTCACCACCGACGGCCGCTACCTCTTCGCCGCCACCGATGACGGCGTCGAGATCGTCGACAGCGGCGTCTGGACCTGGGACCACATCGACCACTTCCACTACTACCGCGCCGAGCCCCGCCTCCTCGGCACGGTCGCCGGCACGGGCACTGGAGGCACAGGCACAGGCACCGCGACCGTCGCCACCACGAACCTCTCCACCAGCGGCGGCACCGGCCTCTTCTTCCCCGAGTCGGGCGAGGCCGTCCTCCTCGACACCGCCGCACTCTCGCGCGGCGAGATCGCCGAGCGGTTCCGGATGCGCACCACACCCCACGCGGGAATGGTCGTCCCCCTCGGTTCCTACGCCCTCGTGACCGAACCGGGCCCGGCCTCCCCGCCAGACCCGGCCACCGCATCCGCCGTTCCCGCCGACACCGTCACCGCCTACACCACCGAGGGCGAGGCGACCGGCCTCGCCGAGCCGTGCCCTCACGCCGCCGGCACCATCACCACCCGCGTCGGCGCCGTGATCGGGTGCGCCGACGGCGCCCTCCTCGCCACTGTCGCCGACGACGAGCTCGTGCTCGAGCGCATCCCCTACCCCACCGGGAGCACCGCCCCGGCGGCCACCTCGTTCGACAACCGGGAGGGCCGCCCCACCGTGGCGGGGCTCGCGGGCTCCGACGGCATCTGGATGCTCGACACCCGCGCACGATCGTGGTCGCTGCTGCCCGCCCCCACCTCTCTCGCTGCGGTCACCGCTGTCGACGACGAGGAGGAGCACGTGCTGGCACTCTCCACCGACGGCCGGATGCTCGTGATCGACGGCACCGACGGCTCGCTCCTCGCCCAGACCGAACCGCTCGTCGCCGGCTCGCTCGCGGCCGGCGAGACCCCGCGTCTCGTCGCCGACCAGCAACGGGCCTACCTCAGCGGACCGAGCGAGCTGATGCTCTGGGAGATCGACTTCGCCGACGACGCCCGAATCGCCCGCAGCTTCCCGACCTCCACCGAACCGGCCTTCGCGGCCGAGACAGGACGCTGA
- the aztB gene encoding zinc ABC transporter permease AztB — protein sequence MHLLASALDPFALDFLQRALAGGSLVAVLCGVVGTWVVIRGMAFLGEALAHGMLPGVAAATLLGLPALAGGAVSAVAMSLGIGALQRRGRLSYDTSIGLLFVSMLALGVIVISHSGSFATDATSILFGDILAIDHGDLLMLAIAATIGVAAAWLFHRPLVALALDPRIAAVLGLAPRLAQAVLVGLVTLAVVASYQAVGSLLVVGLLLAPAVAAGHWTTRIATRMLLAAALGTVAVFTGLLISWHAATAAGASVALSAIVIAALSWAARSRVPRT from the coding sequence ATGCACCTCCTCGCCTCCGCCCTCGACCCGTTCGCGCTGGACTTCCTCCAGCGCGCCCTGGCCGGCGGCAGCCTCGTCGCCGTGCTGTGCGGGGTGGTGGGGACCTGGGTGGTCATCCGCGGCATGGCCTTCCTCGGCGAGGCCCTCGCCCACGGCATGCTGCCCGGCGTCGCGGCGGCCACACTGCTCGGGCTGCCCGCCCTCGCCGGCGGCGCGGTGAGCGCCGTGGCGATGAGCCTCGGCATCGGCGCCCTCCAGCGACGCGGGCGGCTGAGCTACGACACCAGCATCGGCCTGCTCTTCGTGTCGATGCTGGCCCTCGGCGTGATCGTCATCTCGCACTCCGGCAGCTTCGCCACCGACGCCACCTCCATCCTGTTCGGCGACATCCTCGCCATCGACCACGGCGACCTGCTCATGCTCGCGATCGCCGCGACCATCGGGGTGGCCGCCGCCTGGCTCTTCCATCGGCCCCTGGTGGCACTCGCGCTCGACCCGCGCATCGCTGCCGTGCTCGGCCTCGCCCCCCGGCTCGCGCAGGCGGTGCTCGTCGGGCTGGTCACACTCGCCGTCGTCGCCTCCTACCAGGCGGTCGGCTCCCTCCTCGTCGTCGGCCTCCTCCTCGCGCCCGCGGTCGCCGCCGGGCACTGGACCACCCGCATCGCCACACGGATGCTGCTCGCCGCAGCCCTCGGCACCGTCGCCGTCTTCACGGGCCTCCTCATCTCCTGGCACGCCGCGACGGCGGCAGGAGCCTCGGTCGCCCTCTCGGCCATCGTCATCGCCGCCCTGTCGTGGGCGGCGCGGTCGCGCGTGCCCCGCACCTGA
- a CDS encoding DUF1048 domain-containing protein, translating to MAGGWIEKLTGSLDDKRRYKRHKARVQQLPEPYRETAEAVERYLMYSGGISDGATLVRMLDDLDELFEQSATDGTPIRDVVGENPVEFVETFLANYSEAQWISKERARLTRAVDRAAAATGATGDRGDPGEVS from the coding sequence ATGGCCGGAGGATGGATCGAGAAGCTCACGGGCTCGCTCGACGACAAACGCCGTTACAAGCGGCACAAGGCCCGGGTGCAGCAGTTGCCCGAGCCCTACCGCGAGACCGCCGAGGCGGTGGAGCGGTACCTCATGTACTCGGGCGGCATCTCCGACGGAGCGACCCTCGTACGCATGCTCGACGACCTCGACGAGCTGTTCGAGCAGAGCGCCACCGACGGCACCCCGATCCGCGACGTGGTGGGCGAGAACCCGGTGGAGTTCGTCGAGACCTTCCTCGCGAACTACTCGGAGGCGCAGTGGATCAGCAAGGAGCGGGCGCGGCTCACCCGAGCGGTCGACCGCGCAGCCGCAGCGACCGGCGCGACCGGCGACCGTGGCGACCCCGGGGAGGTGTCGTGA
- a CDS encoding ABC transporter ATP-binding protein encodes MSTASAVRVEGLRKSFKALEVLRGVDFEIAPGSVFALLGSNGAGKTTVVRILSTLLRADGGSAEVAGFDVAAQPAKVRQALSLTGQFAAVDEVLTGRENLVLVARLRHLPDPGAVADALLERFSLTEAGGRRAGSYSGGMRRRLDIAMSLVGDPAVIVLDEPTTGLDPEARLEVWQTVRELAARGTTVLLTTQYLEEAEQLADRIAILHEGRILVEGTLAELKALLPPVRREYVEKQPTLEEVFLTLVGGAAA; translated from the coding sequence GTGAGCACCGCATCCGCTGTTCGCGTGGAGGGGCTGCGCAAGTCGTTCAAGGCCCTCGAGGTGCTGCGCGGCGTCGACTTCGAGATCGCGCCCGGCAGCGTGTTCGCGCTGCTCGGGTCGAACGGCGCGGGCAAGACCACCGTGGTGCGCATCCTGTCGACACTGCTGCGAGCGGATGGCGGCAGCGCCGAGGTGGCCGGCTTCGACGTCGCCGCCCAGCCCGCGAAGGTGCGGCAGGCGCTCAGCCTGACCGGGCAGTTCGCGGCCGTCGACGAGGTGCTCACCGGGCGGGAGAACCTCGTGCTCGTGGCGCGGCTGCGGCACCTGCCCGACCCCGGCGCCGTCGCCGACGCCCTCCTCGAGCGGTTCTCGCTCACCGAGGCGGGCGGCCGTCGTGCGGGCAGCTACTCCGGCGGCATGCGCCGACGGCTCGACATCGCGATGAGCCTCGTCGGCGACCCCGCGGTGATCGTGCTCGACGAACCCACCACGGGCCTCGACCCCGAGGCCCGACTCGAGGTGTGGCAGACGGTGCGCGAGCTCGCGGCCCGCGGCACCACGGTGCTGCTCACCACGCAGTACCTCGAGGAGGCCGAGCAGCTCGCCGACCGCATCGCGATCCTGCACGAGGGGCGCATCCTGGTGGAGGGCACGCTCGCCGAGCTCAAGGCACTCCTGCCGCCGGTGCGCCGGGAGTACGTCGAGAAGCAGCCCACGCTCGAAGAGGTCTTCCTCACCCTGGTGGGAGGTGCTGCAGCATGA
- a CDS encoding DUF3105 domain-containing protein produces MPPKAKDQAKKLTVKQERDARRAEKVQAMLAQQKRQQRNRRIGWIAGLGAGVVAVGLIVAFVVSSATPKVDPASISIGELKTYPGLTANHVTTTVDYEMTPPAGGDHNAVWLNCGVYDQPVPNENAVHALEHGAVWVTYDPALVDDAGVQTLRDELPSTYIVLSPFENLGAPVVASAWGNQVFLEGVDDTRLTDFVQKFWRSNDAPEPGAACTGGLNADGKVA; encoded by the coding sequence GTGCCCCCGAAGGCGAAAGACCAGGCCAAGAAGCTCACCGTCAAGCAGGAGCGCGACGCGCGCCGTGCCGAGAAGGTGCAGGCCATGCTCGCGCAGCAGAAGCGCCAGCAGCGCAACCGCCGCATCGGCTGGATCGCCGGGCTCGGCGCCGGAGTGGTCGCCGTGGGTCTCATCGTCGCCTTCGTGGTCTCGAGCGCGACACCGAAGGTCGACCCCGCGTCGATCTCCATCGGCGAGCTCAAGACCTACCCGGGCCTCACCGCCAACCACGTCACGACCACGGTCGACTACGAGATGACGCCCCCGGCGGGCGGCGACCACAACGCCGTGTGGCTGAACTGCGGCGTCTACGACCAGCCGGTGCCGAACGAGAACGCCGTGCACGCCCTCGAGCACGGCGCCGTCTGGGTGACCTACGACCCCGCCCTGGTCGACGACGCCGGCGTGCAGACCCTCCGCGACGAGCTCCCCAGCACGTACATCGTGCTCTCGCCGTTCGAGAACCTCGGGGCCCCTGTCGTGGCCTCCGCGTGGGGCAACCAGGTCTTCCTCGAGGGTGTCGACGACACGCGCCTCACCGACTTCGTGCAGAAGTTCTGGCGCTCCAACGACGCCCCCGAGCCCGGCGCTGCCTGCACCGGCGGCCTGAACGCCGACGGCAAGGTGGCCTGA
- a CDS encoding DUF305 domain-containing protein, whose translation MTSEEPRATEETRAAESTPARPVEPAAPGPSRGRLTLAAIVAAAVVALVAFSAGWLAAPRIQTPSDTSVEAGFARDMQEHHNQAVDMAMIVREQTDDPDVRQLAYDIATSQANQSGQMYAWLNLWGLPQAASQPSMTWMLQPVIDGSDGGHAHTSASGAGDMVPGEPMPGMATADDLERLSQLQGVEAEKLFLQLMIAHHQGGVEMAEAVEARSSNPLVLALAKSIVFAQSGEIDYMNELLAARQ comes from the coding sequence GTGACGTCGGAGGAACCCCGGGCGACCGAGGAGACACGCGCCGCGGAGTCCACCCCGGCGCGCCCCGTCGAGCCCGCCGCGCCGGGCCCCTCGCGCGGCCGCCTCACCCTCGCGGCGATCGTGGCGGCAGCGGTCGTGGCCCTCGTCGCGTTCTCGGCCGGCTGGCTTGCCGCCCCGCGCATCCAGACCCCCTCCGACACGAGCGTGGAGGCTGGCTTCGCCCGCGACATGCAGGAGCACCACAACCAGGCTGTCGACATGGCCATGATCGTGCGCGAGCAGACCGACGACCCGGATGTGCGCCAGCTCGCCTACGACATCGCCACCTCGCAGGCGAACCAGTCGGGCCAGATGTACGCGTGGCTGAACCTCTGGGGCCTGCCCCAGGCGGCCTCGCAGCCGTCGATGACGTGGATGCTGCAGCCGGTGATCGACGGATCCGACGGCGGCCACGCCCACACCTCCGCCTCGGGCGCCGGCGACATGGTGCCCGGCGAGCCGATGCCCGGGATGGCCACGGCCGACGACCTCGAGCGGCTGTCGCAGCTGCAGGGCGTCGAGGCCGAGAAGCTCTTCCTGCAACTCATGATCGCGCACCACCAGGGCGGGGTGGAGATGGCCGAGGCCGTCGAGGCCCGCAGCAGCAACCCGCTCGTGCTCGCCCTGGCGAAGTCGATCGTGTTCGCCCAGTCGGGCGAGATCGACTACATGAACGAGCTGCTGGCCGCCCGGCAGTAG
- a CDS encoding ABC transporter permease — MIGHALGDTVVLLGRSLRHVTRSVDTVITTAIMPVAIMLLFVYVLGGAIDTGSVAYVDYLLPGILLITIASGVSYTAFRLFGDLKSGVFERFQSMPIDRSSVLWAHVLTSLAANLVSVTIVTGVALLMGFRSSAGVLGWLAVLGILLVFTLALTWIAVLAGLAAKTVDGASAFSYPLILLPFVSSAFVPTESMPGPVRWFAENQPVTSIVDTLRALFASQPVGGEIGVALAWCLGILVAAWVGATVVYRKRFG; from the coding sequence ATGATCGGGCACGCTCTCGGCGACACCGTCGTGCTGCTCGGCAGGTCGCTCCGGCACGTCACCCGCAGCGTCGACACCGTCATCACGACGGCGATCATGCCGGTCGCCATCATGCTGCTGTTCGTCTACGTGCTGGGAGGGGCGATCGACACCGGGTCGGTGGCCTACGTCGACTACCTGCTGCCCGGCATCCTGCTCATCACCATCGCCTCGGGCGTCTCGTACACCGCGTTCCGGCTGTTCGGCGACCTGAAGAGCGGGGTGTTCGAGCGCTTCCAGTCGATGCCCATCGACCGCTCCTCGGTGCTCTGGGCGCACGTGCTCACCTCGCTCGCCGCGAACCTCGTGTCGGTCACGATCGTCACGGGGGTCGCGCTGCTCATGGGCTTCCGCTCGAGCGCCGGCGTGCTCGGGTGGCTCGCGGTGCTCGGCATCCTCTTGGTGTTCACCCTCGCGCTCACCTGGATCGCGGTGCTCGCCGGGCTCGCCGCGAAGACCGTCGACGGGGCGAGTGCGTTCTCCTACCCGCTCATCCTGCTGCCGTTCGTGAGCTCGGCCTTCGTGCCCACCGAGTCGATGCCGGGGCCGGTGAGGTGGTTCGCCGAGAACCAGCCGGTGACCTCGATCGTCGACACGCTGCGGGCGCTGTTCGCGTCGCAGCCCGTGGGCGGCGAGATCGGGGTGGCGCTGGCGTGGTGCCTCGGCATCCTCGTGGCGGCGTGGGTGGGCGCGACGGTGGTGTACCGCAAGCGGTTCGGCTGA
- a CDS encoding acyl-CoA dehydrogenase — MTTTVDTTSSDPTRDARDARDARGEDAVEPDAIESELDRSTRPERRASTNDVVVARTDVEWLGRYLLGTWAEVRLGARELTARPELQRIEGLGLDEHRERVFGQLKLLVENGQVHRAFPKSVGGEDDHGGNIAGFEELVTADPSLQIKSGVQWGLFGAAVLHLGTSYHHETFLPGIMSLEVPGAFAMTETGHGSDVAAIGTTATYDETTQEFVIDTPFRGAWKDYLGNAAKDGVAAVLFAQLVTKNVNHGVHAFFVPIRDAATGEFLPGVGGEDDGLKGGLNGIDNGRLHFDGVRIPRVNLLNRYGDVAEDGTYSSPIASPGRRFFTMLGTLVQGRVSLDGASTAAAKIALTIAVTYGNERRQFTAGSDTDEEVLLDYQLHQKRLMPKLATTYAASFAHEQLLTKFDQVFSGAADTDDDRQDLETLAAALKPLSTWHALETLQEAREACGGAGFLAENRLVGLRADLDVYATFEGDNHVLLQLVAKRLLSDYGKRFAKADFGVLARYVVEQAAGRTVNSSGLRSLGQTIVDFGSTARSVGQLRDASAQRQLLTDRVHTMVAEVAGKLRPAPKMSKKDGAALFNQHQSEIIEAARAHAELLQWEAFTEALEGDQGLASGMDDSTRVVLTWLRDLFGLGLIEKHLAWYLMHGRLSPKRAQAVGLYTERLSARLRPHAQDLVDAFGYGPEHLRAAIATGAEKARQTEAREYYRAARAAGTLPAEEKSLGKKA; from the coding sequence ATGACGACCACCGTCGACACCACCAGCTCCGACCCGACCCGTGACGCGCGCGACGCGCGCGACGCCCGCGGGGAGGACGCCGTCGAGCCCGACGCGATCGAGAGCGAGCTCGACCGCTCGACCCGGCCCGAGCGCCGCGCCTCGACGAACGACGTGGTGGTCGCGCGCACCGACGTGGAGTGGCTCGGCCGGTATCTCCTCGGCACCTGGGCCGAGGTGCGCCTCGGCGCCCGGGAGCTCACCGCCCGCCCCGAGCTGCAACGCATCGAGGGCCTCGGCCTCGACGAGCACCGCGAGCGCGTCTTCGGCCAGCTGAAGCTCCTGGTCGAGAACGGGCAGGTGCACCGGGCGTTCCCGAAGTCGGTCGGCGGCGAAGACGACCACGGCGGCAACATCGCGGGCTTCGAGGAGCTCGTCACCGCCGACCCGAGCCTGCAGATCAAGTCGGGCGTGCAGTGGGGCCTGTTCGGCGCAGCCGTGCTGCACCTCGGCACGAGCTACCACCACGAGACCTTCCTGCCCGGCATCATGAGCCTCGAGGTGCCCGGCGCCTTCGCCATGACCGAGACCGGTCACGGGTCGGATGTCGCGGCCATCGGCACCACGGCCACCTACGACGAGACCACCCAGGAGTTCGTGATCGACACCCCGTTCCGGGGCGCCTGGAAGGACTACCTCGGCAACGCCGCGAAGGACGGCGTGGCCGCCGTGCTGTTCGCGCAGCTCGTCACGAAGAACGTCAACCACGGCGTGCACGCCTTCTTCGTGCCGATCCGCGATGCGGCGACCGGCGAGTTCCTTCCCGGCGTCGGGGGAGAGGACGACGGTCTGAAGGGCGGGCTCAACGGCATCGACAACGGCCGGCTGCACTTCGACGGAGTGCGCATCCCGCGCGTCAACCTGCTGAACCGCTACGGCGACGTCGCCGAAGACGGCACCTACTCGAGCCCGATCGCGAGCCCCGGCCGCCGCTTCTTCACCATGCTCGGCACGCTCGTGCAGGGCCGCGTCTCGCTCGACGGCGCCTCGACGGCGGCGGCGAAGATCGCCCTGACGATCGCCGTCACCTACGGCAACGAGCGCCGCCAGTTCACCGCGGGCAGCGACACCGACGAAGAGGTGCTGCTCGACTACCAGCTGCACCAGAAGCGGCTCATGCCGAAGCTCGCCACCACCTACGCCGCGAGCTTCGCGCACGAGCAGCTGCTCACGAAGTTCGACCAGGTGTTCTCGGGCGCCGCCGACACCGACGACGACCGGCAAGACCTCGAGACGCTCGCCGCCGCCCTCAAGCCGCTGTCGACCTGGCACGCACTCGAGACCCTGCAGGAGGCGCGCGAGGCGTGCGGCGGTGCCGGCTTCCTCGCCGAGAACCGCCTCGTCGGCCTCCGTGCCGACCTCGACGTGTACGCCACCTTCGAGGGCGACAACCACGTGCTGCTGCAGCTCGTGGCCAAGCGCCTGCTGAGCGACTACGGCAAGCGCTTCGCCAAGGCCGACTTCGGTGTGCTCGCCCGGTACGTGGTGGAGCAGGCCGCGGGCCGCACCGTGAACTCGTCGGGGCTGCGCTCGCTCGGGCAGACCATCGTCGACTTCGGGTCGACCGCACGGTCTGTCGGTCAGCTGCGTGACGCATCCGCTCAGCGTCAGCTGCTCACCGATCGTGTGCACACCATGGTGGCCGAGGTCGCGGGCAAGCTCCGGCCGGCGCCGAAGATGTCGAAGAAGGATGGCGCGGCGCTGTTCAACCAGCACCAGAGCGAGATCATCGAGGCGGCCAGGGCGCACGCCGAGCTGCTGCAGTGGGAGGCCTTCACGGAGGCGCTCGAGGGCGACCAGGGGCTGGCCTCGGGCATGGACGACAGTACCCGAGTGGTGCTCACCTGGCTGCGCGACCTGTTCGGGCTCGGGCTGATCGAGAAGCACCTGGCCTGGTACCTCATGCACGGGCGGCTCTCGCCCAAGCGCGCTCAGGCCGTCGGGCTCTACACCGAACGGCTCTCGGCCCGCCTGCGCCCGCACGCGCAAGACCTCGTCGACGCCTTCGGCTACGGCCCCGAGCACCTGCGCGCCGCGATCGCCACGGGTGCCGAGAAGGCCCGGCAGACCGAGGCCCGCGAGTACTACCGGGCGGCGCGGGCAGCCGGTACCCTTCCCGCCGAGGAGAAGTCGCTGGGCAAGAAGGCGTAG